Genomic segment of Triticum aestivum cultivar Chinese Spring chromosome 6A, IWGSC CS RefSeq v2.1, whole genome shotgun sequence:
tggccgccgtggccggagtggccagcggcgcggggtgggggagggggaggctcAGCTCAGCTGTGATTTTCATTTTTATTCCTGGGACGTATTCATCGAGACATCCTATTTGGCGCATTTACCACCAAGGAAGCCAACTGGCGCTCACTGCAATGCCTTGTGGGCCGGCCCACGAACGTGAGCTGGTCGCTCGCTCGGCTCACTCCAGCCATCAGTTTGTTTTCTTTCCTAGGGATTTGATTTGACCTGTTGACTTGACCCTGCAGACCACCGACTGACCCGTTGACTATTGACTTGGACCATTGACTGTTGGCTCGACCATTGACTGTCATATTAAGCTGACTCAAATTCCAAAAAATACACCATGCATGGTCGCCGCTTGGACCCCCTATTCGGCGCCTTTACCGCCGCGGAAGCCAACTGGCGCTCACTGCAGCGCCTTCTAGGCCAGCCCACGAACATGAGCTGGTCGCTCGCTCGAGTCACTCCAGCCATCAGTTTGATTTGTTTTTTTTTCTAGGGACTTGGTTTGATCTGTTGACTTGACCCTGAAGACCACTGACTGACCCGTTGACCATTGACTTGAACCATTGACTGTTGGCTCGACTATTGACCATCACATTAAGTTGACTTGAATTCCAAAAAAAAAGCATGTATTCAAAATCACTTGTGCGCTTGGAATATCCTGGATTTTTTTTCTTATGGAACTTCAAGGCAAAAGAGTATCTTCACTGGAATTGCGACGGGAAAGCTGGTTATATGTGACAACCACATCTTCTAATCCAGCAGCCAAGGAAAAGGGCAATAATTGCATCTTTTTATTACAAAATTTgactttttattcttttctcttttttttttgagaaatggaATATATTGATATCATGAAGATACCAATTACGCTCGGCTTATTTGGTCACCttcagagcaactccaatggggcgacccatttcgttcgcccgcgtccgtttgggtccacgcggacaaaagtggcggcccaacgcgccgacccaaactcaaatcgtgtcctcctggcgtccgcgccgacccatttccagcccaaaattgcgcctggaatgcgtcggcgcggacgtgaAGCGGACGCGCCGCGCGTCTCCTCACCGTCGgccgcgtccccacctggcggccaccccaaccgccaccggtcgtcttatttatgacgaccactgacagcgggcccacgtgtcagccagtggaagcgtccttttttaaccacgcgtgtggcggggtcggcctcatccacttctcccgtCCACGTCTGGCCCCCCCACCACTCCCtttgcttcctcgccggcgaccgcaaaccctagccatgggcctcttcggcagcagcaatggcaagggcaagggcaagggcacccccggcgcctcgtcctcccgtgctccccttccccctcctcctcctcctcctccggtggcgACGGGTTTCTTCCATGGTCGCCGGcgcctgcacatcccggtgcaccaagcgcggtggcactgggagtacaggCAGCCATTGCCGTACCCTGATGTCACGCTGCCCCTGCTccggtcttcatcgacctcaccgacgaCGGCGGCGTCGACGGTAAGGGCAAGAGCAAGGCCGACGACGCCTAGGGCAGCGTGCCGGGCGGCAGCTGACGGGCGCAAACTTTTTTAATGTTCTATTTAATGTTTATTAGATATAGGTGGACTTTGGCCGGCGTTTGACCGGCCactttatgtttaattatgtttatttatgtttattTCGTGCAACTTATTATTATTTTTCCACGGCGGCACATTTTGGTCGGCCTCCCCGTTGGGCGGTCAAGCCGACCCATTTTAAAAAGCGGACGCGCACgtccgcctggccgacccaaacggacaaaaagcggacaaagtgcgcgtccgtttgggtcgccccgttggagttgctctcatTAGTTTGTTTGTTCTTCAGGCCTAGTGGCGAAATACATGCATGCATTTTTCATCTTATATTTGAAGATTTTCATGTcctaaaagaaaaaaacaaagctAGATTAGCATGTTGACATTGCACCATGACAATACCAGAACTAACACAGTAAAACCAACGGGTGCGCCTTTAGTATGTATGGCTGGCAAAAGCAAATTGGAATGACATCTGTATAGATGGCGAAGGCAAATTGGAATGCAGAAGTGACTGCAATATTTGTGCTCTTGATTATTAGAAGGAAAAGGGAAATATACCTCAATATTTTGTGTACAAGAATATTGAAACCGGTTTCTTGGAGCGGACAGTGAGACATTACAGTAAGCTGTGGTTCAAAAACAAATCGGACAATCTGAGACGTTTATACCGGGATACGGTCAGCTTCCCCTCCTGATCTGCCTCCAGCAGGACTACGAACGGGCGCTTTGCTTCCGGGTCAACGCCGAAAAGCTCGGCTACATCAGGGCTGGTGGTCTGGTAAACGTTGATGCTGTCCTCCAGCTTTGAAGCAGCAGCAAGCTCATCGCTGTGAGCACCCTATATCATTTTCGGGTAGAGTAATTAACAAAAAACCAATCACAGTTCACAATAGTATATGTACATTGTGCAACATGCACATCTAGGATTCGTTCTCAGCACATGGAAACAGAGCATGCAGGGTGACATTTCAACTATAGTACAGTAGCGAGCAAGCAAAGCAGAAGAATCATCATGTATTATTGGGTCAATGTGAGTAACATGCATGGCGGTTGGTTTGGTTGCCAAACTTGCCATTGATGCATCGTATATTATTAGGTCAATGTGATTTGATCTGGGTAACATGGGTTGCAATTGCAACTGCAGCAATTTGGGTAGGTTGGTTGACTTTGCTGCGAGAGGAGCATACCGAGAGGGAGTCGAGGAAGGCGAGTGTGGCCATGCCGTGACCAGTGATGATCTTCTCGGCCTCGTCGACGGTGGTGACGTTTCGCACGGCAGGGCCCAGCTTCTTGGTGATCCAAGCGACAATGGCGTCCCTGCAGCAAAGCAAAAATGGCAACAATGGATGATACAGCAGCAGCCGGGGAGGGGAATGAAGACGTATTACTACTTAGTACTACTTACTTGGTCCTCTCGCCGTAGTAGCGGTAGCCCCTGGGGACGCCGTCGATGAAGAAGTGGACGATGGGGGAGCCATGCACGTCATGGGCGCGCGCGAGTTGGTTGTTCTCGACCTTGGCAATGTCGACCTTGGCAAGCACGACGTCGAGCCCCGTGTCGGCCAGGTGCGACGCCGCCGCGGCGTACTCCGGTGCGAGCTTACGGGACCAGTAGCACCAGGGCACGTAGAAGTTAACCATGACGTGGCGGCGCCCGGCGAGGAAGGAGGAGAAGTTGGCGGCGGTGAGGACTACCACGTGGGCCTCGTCGACGGGGTTTTGGGGGCTGTCGTCGTCGTTGGCGAAGAGGTCTTGGTTGTAGCCGGGGTAGGCGGGGGAGTCGTCCTCGAGGTTGTTGCTGGCAGAGGCGTCACCGCcggtgttgttgatgatgtagtCGAGGTCGACGTCCGGGGCGGGGGTGGAGGTGGAGGAGcaggggaggaggagcaggaggaggaaccaggGGCTGGGCATCGGTATCGGCATCACCGCCATGGACGGCGAGGTGTGAGAACGTGTGTGGGGGAGTTTGCTGGTCGGTCCACCTGAGGCTTAATATCATCCTTGCCACCGGGACCGGCCATAGATGATAGATGTGATCAATTTTTTTTTTGGGTGCACTTAGATATATGATCATACGTACTCCCTCTATAGACTAatagggataagtatatttttcgccCTCGAACTCTAGCGATAGTATAGAAATCGTCCCTCGACTCTGAAACAACTAAAACTCAATCCCTCAACTATATAAACCGGATACTTTTCGTCCCTCACGACGCTTAAAGTGGTTTTGGTATGACATGGACCCGGTTTTGACTAAAACCGTCCACGTGGCATGGTTTTGACCTGCATGTAATCTGACCTATGTTATTTATTAAAAATTGGGTTTGCTCAGAGCATTTCAGTCGCATGTTTGTCCAGTTTGGTAACGGCAAATTGTATGCTAACTAGATAGTTTCAGTTCCAGGCCATTTTATAAACTGAATGGGATTCATAACAGATTGTTCACATGATTTTAGACAATTGTGTAAACTGAATGCAATGCAGATTGTTCACTTGTTAATAGATGATTGGACAGAGTACTGAACCGAACAGATTGCATGACAAACATAGTCTGACAACCACAAACATAGTACTTGATTAGCCTTACAAGCAAACCACAAGGGAATTCTCAAAGTCTGACAAAGTAAGTGAGAAATACCACAAGCAACCACAAACATGAATTCTGACATAACCACAAGGGATAACCACAAACATGAGTACAAGTACACTAGTCCAGTAGTTTTGCTAGGACTTTCTTTGCTCTTTTATTTCCTCCAACTTGAAAACTTGTAGCACCAGATGTAACATTGACTGTAAATGATCAACTAGGCGATAACTATATGTACTAGTTCTTGATCGGCTGAAGAACGGTTATTTCCCAGTCTATATTTGTATTTACAAAAAATTGGAAGCTACTATTTGTCTGATTCAAATGTCTCTTCATCTCTTTGTATTTGCGTTGAAGTCGATGTTCATATTGGACTGTTATTAGCATTGATTTACAATTTTCAATGagaaaatagcaaaacaatatCCTAGCTAAATTCATGTGTAAGCGGTATATATATCGGCGGTCAGTCTGTATAAACACCAATATACTAGTTCTTGGTCGGCTGAAGACTGTTATTAGCTAAGCTAGTCTCATCAACTCTGAGCAGTCTCTAATTGATCTTGGCTATTTGGCAGCATGCCGTTGGGCACGGAGAAGCCAGGTCAACATTGCTAATCTGTCTCTGAGTAATTGGAAGAGATGCATTTCCTGATCTCTGATGCATTCTGTTGCAGCAATCAATGAAATGTACTATTGGTTTAGGTGTGTTACGTGATGGCTTTGGTATTGTATACAATTTTGGTTAGCTTGGACTAGGTACCTAACAGAACGTGTACCATATGGCTCAGGGTATCAAATTTAGTTTAATTAACCCACTAGCTAAGCTCAACACGCTGGCCGGCTAATAAACATTTGCAGCAGACCAGTGAGAGCGCTGGTCTTGGTCAAATAAGATCTTATCGTGTTATCATTCTACTTAAAACAAGCATATCGTTTACCTCCCGAATCTTGTTAATTAGTTGAGCCATGGATGAATGGCACATAACCTGTTCACCTCTTTTAAAGACCTTGTGCCTCACAGCCTGACCAGATCTGAGCTCCTCTCCCCTTGTGCTGTCAGCAGCAGCTTGAACCTGGGTCAGCTTGATCCATCTTCACTTTCTTGCAGTTCAGATGATGATcaactcttcttcttctttttcttcttcgtttTTTAAATTTCAATGAAATAATGGTCTAGCTTGTTAGTCCTATCATCTTTATCTTTTATATGGCTAATCACATCGTATTGACCAGATCGACCAGGTTGGTCGACTCCTCCGAGGGGCTGGGAATTAATGGGGGTTTCCCGGGAatatcttcttgatgatagtgatTGGTGTGAGGTGAGTGCTATCAACAGCTATGCTGCGTTCATCGGTTACCTATCCAGGGCCATCAAGGGATTGGGCTTTCTGGTGCTTACTTGGACCACCGTCTTACTCCTTGGTGGTTTCTTCTATGCTGGCGTTTTCAATGATATAACGCCGGCGATGGTGCTGCAATGCAGTATCCATGGTGCTGCTCACCGGTGATGGTGCTGCAACACAACATCCACGTCGATGCTCGCTGGCTATGTTACTGCACTGTCGGTGCTTCAGTGAAGCGTCGCCGGGAAATTGGTGTTTTGACGAAGCATCATGGGAGCCGCCGGTGCTTCAAAGGAGCATCATCGGGGGGTGCCGGTGTTGCAAGAAAACATCATCAAGATTCGGGTGTTTCAATGAAGCATCGCCGGAGCGCGGAGGTGTTTCAATGGAGCATCTCCGGACTGCGTGTTAGAGTTTTGTCGAATATtatttgtacaaggtaggttacagttggacttggagtcgtacGGTGTGTAGACCGGATATGGAG
This window contains:
- the LOC123129887 gene encoding protein disulfide isomerase-like 1-4, which encodes MAVMPIPMPSPWFLLLLLLPCSSTSTPAPDVDLDYIINNTGGDASASNNLEDDSPAYPGYNQDLFANDDDSPQNPVDEAHVVVLTAANFSSFLAGRRHVMVNFYVPWCYWSRKLAPEYAAAASHLADTGLDVVLAKVDIAKVENNQLARAHDVHGSPIVHFFIDGVPRGYRYYGERTKDAIVAWITKKLGPAVRNVTTVDEAEKIITGHGMATLAFLDSLSGAHSDELAAASKLEDSINVYQTTSPDVAELFGVDPEAKRPFVVLLEADQEGKLTVSRYKRLRLSDLFLNHSLL